A region from the Stutzerimonas stutzeri genome encodes:
- a CDS encoding DUF2933 domain-containing protein — translation MSSIISKIKSVLQRNPVVTGLTAAVVGYMLLNQSTAALATTLPSLLFLLPCLLMMVVCMKHMSSGKCDKPKEPNVGENTLLSKSE, via the coding sequence ATGAGCAGCATAATATCCAAGATTAAAAGCGTACTGCAGCGCAATCCGGTCGTAACGGGGTTAACCGCAGCTGTGGTTGGCTACATGCTACTGAACCAAAGCACTGCGGCGTTGGCAACAACGCTGCCAAGCCTGCTCTTTCTCTTGCCCTGCTTGTTGATGATGGTCGTATGCATGAAGCATATGTCTAGCGGTAAGTGCGACAAGCCCAAGGAGCCCAACGTTGGCGAAAACACCTTGTTAAGCAAAAGCGAATAA
- a CDS encoding co-regulatory protein PtrA N-terminal domain-containing protein, with product MNRITKVIVPFILTVASSLAMAEGGSERTLNRLNDSAGAKPTLKELVKEGQVLSIAPAGATGTTRMIQNYRTSAQVQTYEMKVKTPDGKIHTVEFLSTPVGVNNG from the coding sequence ATGAACCGCATAACCAAAGTAATCGTTCCTTTTATTCTGACCGTTGCTTCCTCGCTTGCAATGGCCGAAGGCGGAAGCGAACGTACGCTGAATCGCTTAAATGACTCGGCAGGAGCAAAGCCCACCCTTAAGGAGCTTGTCAAAGAGGGTCAAGTGCTGAGCATCGCACCTGCAGGGGCGACCGGCACGACTCGAATGATTCAAAACTATAGAACTAGTGCCCAAGTCCAGACGTATGAGATGAAGGTCAAGACCCCCGACGGGAAGATCCATACGGTAGAGTTCCTGAGCACCCCAGTTGGCGTGAACAATGGCTAA
- a CDS encoding heavy metal sensor histidine kinase, with protein MGKVSLTSRMAIAFMLVVTVVLLAAAISFNYFCQLHFERKDAQVLNEKAAAVERTLLNSSAFGPETASRIDAVIEHSFGFATAVVVDGKTVYSHHNLSESLLPLVTDIQEERWTVSFGGHQYSGITRKVNRWVEGQDTVIYLALDVTHRIHFFDMIQQWFAYTLVVSALLSGALGVVLIRKGLKPIDELSKTSSTVTAHCLDTRIPTESVPGELHELVDNFNEMLSRLDDSFLRLSGFSADIAHELRTPLNSMLTQMEVALLRDRENTDYKDILYSALEELRRMSKMVDDMLFLAKADNGKITPNAEDASMAEITASVIEYYELAAEDKKVEIALSGDGSVHGDKSMLRRAVSNIVSNAVRYAEEGSTISVEISESGGSVCTAISNRGTTIPAELQARVFDRFYRVDTARREGTTMNAGLGMAITRSIVEAHKGRIACESAEGHTTFTMTLPKLMSS; from the coding sequence ATGGGAAAAGTGTCACTGACGAGCAGAATGGCGATAGCTTTCATGCTCGTGGTTACGGTTGTGCTGCTGGCGGCCGCAATCAGCTTTAATTATTTTTGTCAGCTCCATTTCGAACGCAAAGATGCACAAGTGCTTAATGAAAAGGCCGCTGCAGTAGAGCGTACGCTACTCAACAGCTCAGCATTCGGGCCTGAGACCGCTTCAAGGATCGATGCCGTTATTGAGCACTCCTTTGGCTTCGCGACTGCGGTTGTAGTAGACGGTAAGACGGTTTACTCCCATCACAATCTGTCTGAGAGCTTGCTACCTCTTGTCACAGACATCCAAGAGGAACGCTGGACGGTAAGTTTCGGTGGCCACCAGTACAGCGGAATTACCAGAAAAGTAAATCGGTGGGTAGAAGGGCAGGACACTGTTATCTATTTGGCTTTGGATGTAACGCACCGAATCCACTTCTTCGATATGATTCAGCAGTGGTTTGCTTATACGCTTGTCGTTAGTGCACTTCTGAGTGGCGCGTTAGGTGTTGTTCTGATCAGGAAAGGCTTAAAACCAATAGACGAACTGTCCAAGACTTCTTCTACGGTAACCGCCCACTGCTTAGATACCAGAATTCCAACCGAGTCGGTGCCAGGCGAGCTGCATGAACTCGTAGACAACTTCAACGAAATGCTTTCGCGCTTGGACGACTCTTTTCTCAGATTGTCAGGTTTCTCAGCGGATATCGCGCATGAGCTAAGAACGCCGCTGAACAGCATGCTTACCCAAATGGAGGTCGCGCTCTTGCGCGACCGCGAGAATACCGACTACAAAGACATTTTGTATTCCGCCCTCGAAGAACTTAGGCGCATGTCAAAGATGGTCGATGACATGCTATTCCTCGCCAAGGCGGACAACGGGAAGATTACGCCCAATGCCGAAGATGCCAGCATGGCTGAGATTACCGCGAGCGTTATCGAATATTACGAGCTTGCAGCCGAGGACAAAAAGGTAGAAATCGCGCTTTCAGGCGATGGATCGGTACATGGCGATAAATCGATGCTGAGACGGGCCGTCTCAAACATAGTCTCTAACGCAGTTCGATATGCAGAGGAAGGCAGCACCATCAGCGTTGAAATAAGCGAGAGCGGTGGCTCGGTTTGCACAGCCATATCCAACCGAGGCACAACGATTCCAGCCGAGCTTCAGGCCCGAGTGTTTGATCGATTCTATAGGGTCGACACCGCAAGGCGCGAAGGAACCACCATGAATGCGGGCCTCGGCATGGCTATCACTCGTTCGATAGTCGAAGCGCACAAAGGGCGCATCGCTTGCGAATCAGCTGAGGGGCATACGACTTTCACAATGACGCTTCCAAAGCTTATGTCTAGTTAA
- a CDS encoding efflux RND transporter periplasmic adaptor subunit, translated as MTFQHKRLVLAFSLPLMISAAALIGLPTAAFGQSPAEEDKEVLYWYDPMVPQQKFDKPGKSPFMDMELIPRYADEGSDGASISIDPSVTQNLGVRLATVTRESISQSLEATGALMFDERDVAVVQARAGGFVERVYDRAPEDVIEKGAPLADLLVPEWAAAQEEYLALKGVGQPQLLAAARQRLRLAGMPPEVIVQLERTGKARPVWTVTSPIGGVLNSLDVREGMTVPAGATLARVNGLDTVWLEVAVPEARIANLAPGQSVTTRLPAFAGETLEGTIQTVLSQANLDSRTVRVRVELPNPQQRLRPGMTAEVTLSRNVEDVLVIPSEAVIRTGRRALVMLAEDQGRYRPIEVRTGREFDDQTEVLEGLEAGQKVVASGQFLLDSEASLRGLTAQGLEEPATSTEPALHEAEGTIVSLEDGMVGLSHGPFKTLNMPGMTMSFPVADQSLLTKLQTGDHVRVGARESEEGLVIEHIEKLGGQP; from the coding sequence ATGACATTCCAACACAAGCGGCTGGTACTCGCCTTCAGTCTGCCTCTGATGATTAGCGCTGCAGCGCTAATCGGTCTGCCTACCGCAGCCTTCGGACAATCGCCTGCAGAAGAAGACAAGGAAGTGCTCTATTGGTATGACCCTATGGTCCCCCAGCAAAAGTTCGATAAGCCGGGCAAGTCGCCATTCATGGATATGGAATTGATTCCACGCTATGCAGATGAGGGAAGCGACGGGGCATCGATCAGTATCGACCCGAGCGTGACGCAGAATCTCGGCGTGCGCTTGGCAACCGTAACGCGTGAATCGATCAGCCAGTCGCTCGAAGCGACAGGCGCGTTGATGTTTGACGAGCGAGACGTGGCGGTTGTGCAGGCGCGTGCCGGTGGCTTTGTCGAGCGCGTTTACGACCGAGCACCGGAGGATGTCATCGAAAAAGGCGCGCCGTTAGCCGATCTTTTGGTTCCCGAATGGGCTGCCGCACAGGAAGAGTACCTGGCGCTCAAAGGGGTCGGCCAACCCCAGCTGCTCGCAGCGGCTCGCCAGCGGTTGCGCCTTGCTGGCATGCCGCCAGAAGTCATAGTGCAGCTAGAACGAACTGGTAAAGCGCGCCCCGTTTGGACAGTGACGAGTCCAATAGGCGGCGTGCTGAACAGCCTCGACGTTCGCGAGGGCATGACCGTACCCGCCGGCGCTACTCTTGCGCGCGTCAACGGGCTGGACACGGTTTGGCTAGAAGTTGCAGTACCAGAGGCGCGGATCGCAAATTTAGCGCCAGGGCAATCAGTAACAACGCGCCTGCCCGCTTTTGCGGGTGAAACGCTGGAAGGAACGATCCAGACGGTACTATCGCAGGCCAACCTGGATAGCCGCACTGTGCGTGTCCGGGTCGAGCTACCTAACCCGCAACAACGGCTTCGTCCCGGCATGACGGCCGAGGTGACGTTGAGTCGCAACGTCGAAGATGTCTTGGTCATCCCGTCCGAGGCGGTCATTCGCACCGGTCGGCGCGCATTGGTGATGCTGGCCGAGGATCAAGGCCGTTACCGCCCGATTGAGGTTCGCACAGGCCGGGAATTCGATGACCAGACAGAGGTGCTTGAAGGGCTGGAAGCCGGTCAGAAGGTCGTGGCGTCCGGTCAGTTTCTCCTGGATTCAGAGGCGAGCCTACGCGGGCTGACCGCTCAGGGTTTGGAGGAGCCTGCAACTTCTACAGAACCTGCGCTGCACGAGGCTGAAGGTACGATCGTCAGCCTGGAAGATGGCATGGTTGGCCTGTCGCATGGGCCGTTCAAGACGCTGAACATGCCTGGGATGACAATGTCCTTTCCGGTTGCAGATCAATCGCTCCTAACAAAGTTGCAGACCGGCGATCACGTCCGTGTCGGCGCGCGTGAAAGCGAAGAGGGCCTGGTCATTGAGCACATCGAGAAGCTGGGGGGCCAGCCATGA
- a CDS encoding SDR family NAD(P)-dependent oxidoreductase, with protein MLLVLLAVLQLSGCAVSPRLKPSDQPSVARKTFVITGASSGFGRGVALKLAALQGDVVLAARRTDVLEELAAQIRMAGGSALVVTTDVSNPNEMQDLARAAIERFGRIDVWINNAAVGALGRFEDVPVEDHARIVDVNLKGMIYGSHAAMRQFRAQGFGTLVNVGSVESEIPLAYHASSAATKGGVINLGAAIAEEIRLSGSETINVATVMPWAVDTPFLGINLPFLVH; from the coding sequence TTGCTGCTAGTACTGCTCGCCGTTCTGCAACTCAGTGGCTGCGCCGTTTCCCCGCGCCTGAAACCAAGCGACCAGCCAAGCGTTGCTCGCAAAACCTTTGTCATCACTGGTGCCTCCAGTGGCTTCGGCCGCGGCGTGGCGCTCAAGCTTGCCGCTCTGCAAGGCGACGTGGTGCTAGCGGCCCGCCGGACCGACGTGCTCGAAGAACTGGCCGCGCAGATACGCATGGCTGGAGGATCGGCACTGGTGGTGACCACCGACGTGAGCAACCCGAACGAGATGCAGGACTTGGCACGAGCCGCCATCGAGCGTTTCGGCAGGATCGACGTTTGGATTAACAACGCTGCGGTCGGAGCGCTGGGTCGTTTCGAGGACGTTCCCGTCGAGGACCATGCGCGGATCGTGGATGTCAATCTTAAGGGCATGATCTATGGCAGCCACGCAGCCATGCGCCAGTTCAGAGCTCAAGGCTTCGGCACGCTTGTCAACGTGGGCTCAGTCGAGAGCGAGATACCGCTGGCTTATCATGCCTCCTCCGCAGCGACCAAAGGTGGCGTCATAAATCTCGGCGCGGCAATCGCTGAGGAGATTCGCCTGAGCGGTAGCGAGACCATCAATGTCGCCACCGTCATGCCCTGGGCTGTGGACACACCGTTTCTGGGAATCAATTTGCCCTTTCTAGTTCATTGA
- a CDS encoding copper resistance protein B, producing MTTRSSRFALIALGVSLSAAAGRIANAAEMMDHSMHQTPPIPAAQAPASSAKPAAMNHGSGGQMDHSAMGHGAMDHSKMNHGQMKHDDTLEMPGMVHPSFIPVLTDADREAAFPGLQGHTVHDKYLAWFLLLDQLEYQDANEGSTLSWEATAWIGGDINRFWFRSEGERTNGVTEDAEIQALYGRAISPWWDVVAGVRQDFKPESPQTWAALGVQGMALYGFEAEATAFVGEGGQTAARFEGEYDILLTNRLILQPTAELNFYGKDDPARGVGAGLANTEVGLRLRYEIVREFAPYIGVTWSRAYGNTADMARDEGEDLDEARFVAGIRLWF from the coding sequence ATGACCACTAGATCTTCTCGCTTTGCTCTTATTGCGCTCGGAGTTTCGTTGAGCGCAGCGGCTGGACGGATAGCCAACGCCGCCGAGATGATGGATCACTCGATGCATCAAACCCCTCCTATTCCGGCAGCTCAAGCCCCTGCATCTTCTGCCAAGCCCGCGGCAATGAATCATGGCTCCGGTGGGCAAATGGACCATTCTGCAATGGGTCATGGTGCGATGGACCATAGCAAGATGAACCATGGCCAAATGAAGCATGACGATACGCTCGAAATGCCCGGCATGGTTCATCCCTCGTTCATTCCAGTATTGACCGATGCGGATAGAGAAGCGGCTTTCCCTGGTCTTCAAGGTCATACGGTCCATGACAAGTATCTGGCCTGGTTCCTTCTGCTAGATCAACTTGAGTACCAGGACGCAAATGAAGGTAGCACCCTCAGTTGGGAAGCTACTGCCTGGATTGGTGGCGATATCAATCGGTTCTGGTTTCGCTCGGAAGGTGAGCGAACGAATGGCGTTACTGAAGACGCGGAAATTCAGGCGCTTTACGGGCGTGCAATCAGTCCCTGGTGGGATGTAGTAGCAGGTGTTCGCCAGGACTTTAAGCCCGAGTCGCCGCAGACGTGGGCGGCTTTAGGCGTCCAGGGGATGGCGCTGTATGGGTTTGAGGCGGAAGCCACCGCCTTCGTCGGTGAAGGTGGGCAGACAGCAGCACGTTTTGAAGGCGAGTACGACATTCTCCTAACTAACCGGCTCATCCTCCAACCGACTGCCGAGCTCAATTTCTATGGCAAGGACGATCCTGCACGCGGAGTGGGCGCTGGTCTAGCAAATACAGAGGTGGGGCTCCGCCTCCGATACGAAATCGTTCGTGAGTTCGCACCGTACATCGGCGTCACGTGGAGCCGGGCATACGGTAATACCGCTGATATGGCGAGAGATGAGGGCGAAGACCTAGATGAGGCGCGGTTCGTTGCTGGCATCAGGCTTTGGTTTTAA
- a CDS encoding four-helix bundle copper-binding protein: MTNSMFASCIQACSNCALVCEMCASACLREDDVKMMARCIELDRDCADICRLAATLMSRESEYAKEFCALCAKICRACGEECAKHEMDHCQECAKACMNCAEECERMAG, from the coding sequence ATGACAAACTCAATGTTCGCATCCTGTATCCAAGCTTGTTCGAACTGTGCCCTAGTGTGCGAAATGTGCGCCTCTGCTTGCCTACGCGAGGATGATGTAAAAATGATGGCTCGCTGCATCGAGCTTGACCGCGACTGCGCGGACATTTGCAGGTTGGCTGCCACACTGATGAGCCGCGAAAGTGAATATGCTAAGGAGTTCTGCGCCCTTTGCGCCAAGATCTGCCGTGCATGCGGAGAGGAATGCGCGAAGCATGAAATGGATCATTGCCAAGAGTGTGCGAAGGCGTGCATGAACTGCGCTGAGGAATGTGAGCGTATGGCAGGATAA
- a CDS encoding c-type cytochrome, translated as MKRIIISFAAFCALGLLVVAGVVFSGLISVAADDPHTGVVHAFLETARNRSIEVRSEDIVVPSLDDEDQIRAGAGNYDSMCVGCHLAPGMAETELSNGLYPAPPSLAEAGLYGDPAKTFWVIKHGIKATGMPAWGKSMADPYIWGMVAFLQKLPELDEGAYRALVASSGGHQHGGGETPAGHSEQHGEMASGDHHQGDSGGSDHHGSSSTGGASGQSGSGHHGNNESDDHHASEEPQAVEHSNGSDSADAEGKSPSKNHVHADGKQHEH; from the coding sequence ATGAAAAGAATAATTATTAGCTTCGCTGCCTTCTGTGCTCTGGGCCTGTTGGTAGTGGCCGGAGTTGTTTTCTCAGGACTGATTAGCGTTGCCGCGGATGATCCTCATACGGGAGTCGTGCACGCATTCCTGGAAACTGCTCGCAATCGCTCGATTGAGGTTCGTTCCGAAGACATAGTCGTGCCATCTCTCGACGATGAAGACCAAATCCGCGCCGGGGCGGGGAACTACGACTCGATGTGTGTGGGTTGTCATTTGGCGCCAGGCATGGCTGAGACCGAGCTAAGCAATGGCCTTTATCCCGCTCCACCCAGCCTGGCTGAAGCGGGGCTATACGGTGACCCAGCAAAAACATTTTGGGTCATCAAGCATGGCATCAAGGCCACTGGGATGCCCGCGTGGGGTAAAAGCATGGCTGACCCGTACATCTGGGGAATGGTGGCTTTTCTGCAGAAGCTTCCTGAGTTAGATGAAGGAGCGTATCGAGCACTCGTTGCGTCTAGCGGTGGTCACCAGCATGGTGGTGGGGAGACCCCAGCTGGGCATAGTGAGCAACACGGCGAGATGGCCTCGGGCGACCACCATCAGGGCGACAGTGGCGGCTCGGATCACCATGGCTCCAGCAGCACAGGTGGAGCATCCGGCCAATCAGGCTCCGGTCATCATGGTAATAACGAAAGCGATGACCATCATGCGTCCGAGGAGCCCCAGGCGGTTGAGCACAGCAATGGCAGTGACAGTGCCGATGCGGAAGGCAAATCCCCTTCAAAAAACCATGTGCACGCAGACGGGAAGCAACACGAGCACTAA
- a CDS encoding efflux RND transporter permease subunit: MIAAIIRWSVANRFLILLATVFAVAWGVWSVKNTAVDALPDLSDVQVIIRTPYPGQAPQIVENQVTYPLTTTMLSVPGAKTVRGYSFFGDSYVYVLFEDGTDLYWARSRVLEYLSQVQSRLPAAAKPALGPDATGVGWIYQYALVDRTGKHDLSQLRSLQDWFLRYELKTLPNVAEVAPIGGMVKQYQVVLDPVRMASRGVTQQQIAKAIDEANRETGGSVLELAETEFMVRATGYLKTLKDFRAIPLRLDGGVPVTLGDVAHIQLGPEMRRGISELDGEGEVVGGVVILRSGKNARETIAAVQTKLDELKASLPQGVEIVTTYDRSKLIDSAVENLTHKLIEEFIVVALVCAIFLWHLRSSLVAIVSLPIGILIAFVIMQRQGINANIMSLGGIAIAIGAMVDAAIVMIENGHKHIEAWHKRHPDSTLKGQEHWKVITDAAVEVGPALFFSLLIITLSFIPVFTLEAQEGRLFGPLAFTKTYAMAAAAGLSVTLVPVLMGYWIRGKIPDEHRNPLNRGLIWIYKPALDAVLRWPKMTLLVAVLVFLTGLWPASRLGGEFLPPLDEGDLLYMPTALPGLSAQKASELLQQTNRLIKTVPEVAHVFGKAGRADTATDPAPLEMFETTIQFKPKDQWRPGMTPDKLVEELDRTVQVPGLANLWIPPIRNRIDMLATGIKSPIGVKVYGTDLAQIDKATQAVETIAKTVPGVSSALAERLTGGRYIDVDIDRVAAARYGLNIADVQSIVAGAIGGQTIGETVEGLARYPINLRYGREWRDSISDLRNLPIYTPQGSQITLGTVAKVQVTDGPPMLKSENARLSGWVYVDVRGRDMAAVVGDLREKISKGVQLESGMSISYSGQFEFMERANAKLKLVVPATLLIIFVLLYLTFARFGEALLIMATLPFALTGGVWFLYLLGYNLSVATGIGFIALAGVSAEFGVIMLLYLKNAWTDRVNAGAHGEGVLLDAIREGAVQRVRPKAMTVAVIIAGLLPILWGSGTGSEIMSRIAAPMVGGMITAPLLSLFVLPAAYLLMRRRQLQAQHATNSPGEHL; this comes from the coding sequence ATGATCGCAGCCATAATTCGCTGGTCAGTGGCCAACCGCTTTCTGATCCTGCTGGCTACTGTGTTCGCGGTGGCTTGGGGTGTCTGGTCGGTCAAAAACACCGCTGTTGATGCATTGCCAGACCTTTCCGACGTTCAGGTCATCATCCGCACGCCATACCCCGGGCAGGCGCCCCAGATCGTTGAGAATCAGGTCACCTACCCACTGACGACGACCATGCTGTCTGTCCCCGGCGCAAAGACGGTCCGCGGCTACTCCTTCTTCGGGGATAGCTACGTGTACGTCCTGTTTGAGGACGGCACCGACCTCTATTGGGCCCGTTCTCGGGTGCTGGAGTACCTGAGTCAGGTGCAGAGTCGGCTTCCCGCCGCCGCCAAACCCGCTTTGGGCCCTGACGCCACAGGTGTCGGCTGGATCTACCAATATGCTTTGGTAGACCGAACGGGCAAACATGACCTCTCGCAGCTGCGCTCTTTGCAAGATTGGTTCCTGCGCTATGAGCTCAAGACACTGCCCAACGTGGCGGAAGTCGCGCCCATAGGCGGGATGGTCAAGCAGTATCAGGTCGTACTGGATCCCGTGCGCATGGCAAGCAGGGGCGTGACGCAGCAGCAGATTGCAAAGGCGATCGATGAAGCCAACCGTGAAACCGGCGGGAGTGTTCTGGAACTCGCAGAAACCGAGTTCATGGTCCGTGCGACCGGGTATCTCAAGACACTCAAAGACTTTCGAGCCATTCCTTTGCGTCTCGACGGCGGCGTGCCAGTGACGCTAGGGGACGTTGCGCATATCCAGCTCGGCCCGGAAATGCGCCGGGGCATCAGCGAGCTTGACGGTGAAGGTGAGGTAGTCGGCGGCGTGGTGATCCTGCGGAGCGGCAAGAACGCTCGGGAAACCATCGCTGCCGTTCAGACCAAACTGGATGAGCTGAAAGCGAGCCTGCCCCAAGGCGTCGAAATCGTCACGACGTACGACCGTAGCAAGCTGATCGACAGTGCCGTTGAAAACCTCACGCACAAGCTCATCGAGGAGTTCATTGTCGTTGCGTTGGTTTGCGCGATTTTTCTGTGGCATCTGCGCTCGTCGTTGGTCGCCATCGTGTCGTTGCCGATCGGCATCCTGATTGCTTTTGTGATCATGCAGCGGCAAGGCATCAACGCCAACATCATGTCGTTGGGTGGCATCGCGATCGCCATCGGAGCGATGGTCGATGCAGCAATCGTCATGATCGAAAACGGCCACAAGCACATTGAGGCCTGGCACAAGCGGCATCCTGACTCCACCTTGAAGGGCCAGGAGCACTGGAAGGTCATTACTGACGCGGCTGTTGAAGTGGGGCCGGCATTGTTCTTCAGCCTGCTGATCATCACGCTGTCGTTCATTCCAGTGTTCACCCTGGAGGCGCAGGAAGGCCGGCTGTTCGGTCCACTGGCGTTCACCAAAACCTATGCAATGGCAGCCGCCGCGGGCCTGTCTGTCACGCTGGTTCCGGTGCTCATGGGGTATTGGATCAGGGGCAAAATCCCTGACGAACACCGTAATCCACTCAACCGTGGCCTCATCTGGATCTACAAGCCGGCCCTGGACGCGGTACTGCGCTGGCCCAAGATGACTCTGCTGGTGGCTGTTCTGGTCTTCCTGACAGGCTTGTGGCCGGCCTCTCGCCTTGGTGGGGAGTTCTTGCCCCCGCTGGATGAAGGTGACCTCCTTTATATGCCCACTGCGCTTCCAGGCCTCTCCGCTCAGAAGGCTTCTGAGCTACTGCAGCAGACGAACCGGCTCATAAAAACGGTTCCAGAAGTTGCACACGTGTTCGGTAAGGCTGGTCGAGCCGACACCGCTACAGATCCCGCCCCGCTGGAAATGTTCGAGACGACCATTCAGTTCAAGCCGAAGGATCAATGGCGCCCTGGGATGACGCCTGACAAGCTGGTTGAGGAGTTGGATCGCACCGTACAGGTACCTGGATTAGCCAATCTGTGGATCCCGCCGATTCGAAACCGTATCGATATGCTGGCGACGGGTATCAAGAGCCCGATCGGGGTGAAAGTGTATGGCACTGACTTGGCACAGATCGACAAAGCCACCCAGGCAGTGGAAACAATCGCCAAAACGGTGCCTGGGGTCAGTTCGGCGCTTGCTGAGAGACTGACCGGCGGCAGGTATATCGATGTGGATATCGATCGTGTCGCCGCCGCACGCTACGGCCTGAATATCGCGGACGTGCAATCGATCGTGGCCGGTGCCATCGGTGGTCAAACCATTGGTGAAACCGTGGAAGGGCTCGCCAGGTATCCGATCAACCTCCGCTATGGCCGCGAGTGGCGCGACTCGATATCCGATCTGCGCAACCTACCGATCTACACGCCGCAAGGCAGCCAGATCACGTTGGGGACCGTGGCCAAAGTACAGGTGACAGACGGACCGCCCATGCTTAAAAGCGAAAACGCAAGGCTGTCGGGCTGGGTTTACGTCGATGTTCGTGGCCGCGACATGGCGGCTGTGGTGGGCGATCTGAGGGAAAAGATCAGCAAAGGGGTCCAGCTCGAATCCGGCATGAGCATCAGCTATTCCGGCCAATTCGAATTCATGGAGCGCGCTAACGCGAAGCTGAAGCTCGTCGTTCCGGCTACCTTGCTGATCATTTTTGTATTGCTCTACCTAACGTTTGCCCGCTTTGGCGAGGCGCTGCTCATCATGGCTACGCTGCCATTCGCTCTGACCGGGGGCGTCTGGTTCCTATATCTGCTCGGGTACAACCTATCCGTAGCGACAGGAATCGGATTCATCGCACTGGCAGGCGTTTCTGCTGAGTTCGGCGTCATTATGCTGCTGTATTTGAAGAACGCCTGGACGGATCGGGTTAACGCTGGAGCCCATGGCGAAGGCGTCCTGCTCGACGCCATTCGTGAAGGTGCTGTCCAGCGAGTGCGCCCCAAGGCCATGACCGTCGCCGTGATCATCGCTGGCCTGCTGCCCATCCTTTGGGGCAGCGGGACCGGCAGCGAAATCATGAGCCGTATTGCCGCGCCCATGGTGGGCGGGATGATCACCGCGCCGTTGCTCTCCCTGTTCGTTCTGCCGGCAGCCTACCTGCTGATGCGCCGCCGGCAATTGCAGGCCCAGCACGCAACCAACTCCCCTGGAGAACATCTATGA
- a CDS encoding DUF305 domain-containing protein — MQMSYWRFAAMVATSTIIMYGVMYLNTYSFEHVFWSETRAWMALVMGAVMAVVMLAFMLNMYKRKSVNLAILAGSAVAFTIALWLVRGQATVDDTDYMKAMIPHHSIAILTSERAQISDPRVRKLADEIIDAQRREIAEMKSLINELERAN; from the coding sequence ATGCAAATGTCTTACTGGCGCTTTGCAGCGATGGTAGCCACGTCTACGATCATTATGTATGGCGTGATGTACTTAAATACTTACTCGTTCGAGCATGTTTTTTGGAGCGAGACTCGCGCTTGGATGGCATTAGTGATGGGCGCGGTAATGGCAGTAGTCATGCTCGCATTCATGCTCAACATGTATAAGCGTAAGTCAGTAAACCTAGCGATATTGGCAGGAAGTGCAGTAGCTTTTACCATTGCACTATGGCTTGTACGTGGGCAAGCGACGGTAGACGACACGGACTACATGAAGGCCATGATCCCCCACCATTCCATAGCAATCCTAACAAGTGAACGAGCTCAGATTTCAGATCCTCGCGTCCGCAAGTTAGCTGACGAAATCATCGACGCTCAGCGCCGAGAAATCGCAGAAATGAAGTCCCTGATCAATGAACTAGAAAGGGCAAATTGA
- a CDS encoding copper-binding protein, whose translation MNIKHITLASLFLVPVAYAADKEPMDGMPMDHKGMNMPMDQKSAGQTATATGTVKKVNTESGTVTIAHGPVEALGWPSMTMGFKAKPDQLQTLKEGDQVEFEFSSKGMNSTITRIEKQ comes from the coding sequence ATGAACATCAAGCACATCACCCTTGCCTCACTCTTCCTAGTACCAGTCGCCTATGCCGCCGACAAGGAGCCAATGGACGGCATGCCGATGGATCACAAAGGCATGAACATGCCAATGGACCAGAAGTCGGCGGGACAGACCGCTACAGCCACAGGTACGGTCAAGAAAGTAAACACCGAGAGCGGAACCGTCACCATTGCCCACGGCCCGGTCGAAGCGTTGGGCTGGCCGTCGATGACGATGGGCTTCAAAGCAAAGCCTGATCAGCTCCAAACGCTGAAAGAAGGGGACCAGGTCGAATTCGAGTTCTCCTCGAAAGGTATGAATTCCACCATTACGCGCATCGAAAAGCAGTAA